TGCGGCGGCGATGGCGGCGTCGTTGTCGGCCGCGAGCTGTCGCCACAGCGCGCGCCGCAGCGCCGCGTCGTCGAGCAGGCGCTCCGCGAAAAGCGGCGCGTGCGCACTCAGGATGCCCAGCACCACTGCACACAAATACCCATGCTGCAATGCTTtcctttaaggtggtagctccattttcatacattttgtttcggctttaatctgggtaactaaacagtattggcaagtaatttaaattcacgtctagttagtgattagttctcgcagttgaaagaaaaacgtaaaataattaataatcatggatatttcggcctttaaaatttaatatgacgaaattttaaaggcagaaatatccatgattattaattattttacattttcttcaactgcgagaactaatcactaactagacgtgaatttaaattctttacttgcaaTACTTGTTTAGagccagattaaagccgaaacaaaatgtttgaaaatggaccttgagctaccaccttaatgtgtattctttgagctACACTTTgcgtatttaaacaaatatttaagttatttggCCAAAACATCAACTTAGTATATAGGATGTCCCAAAAATAGTGTTAAGCGGAAATCCACAGATAGAGCAaatattcagaaaaaatatCATACCTCGAAAACTATGCAAATCGCAGAACACACATGGGGCTAAATCGAGTACCACAACGTGTTTTCTATCGCTGGACCTCTCCTTGGCATTATTTCTTAGGACAAACAGTATAAAAGACCCAAAGTCGATAATGTTTGTCCAAAAGGTCAAATACTTTGACAAATACGCTAATGTAGTACAGCCATTGTAATTTATTCTGGTACAGCAAAACAAATATACTCATTATTATGATGAGTATAGTCAAAGGTCACATTTACAAACGAAAGATGAAAAGTATCATCATTCAAATATACGTCAAAATTCCCAGCTTACCTTTATCACACTTGGGTCTGAGTATAAGTTCCTTAGTTAACTTATCATAGAGCAGTATGAGATCACTTGTGGGCAGGTCCTCACCAAAGTTCTTGAATAGTCCAGTCAAGCCTTGCAACGCACTGCACATCACTTGATGCTGAAAGTCATGGGGCCTAATGATTATATAATACTCGCTCTACTtacggctccgcctgcgtgactGTTTTTCCAAGAAATAAAAGTGCAATTATGTATATTccctatgtaaaaaaaatgcttacaaCTACTTACTCTAAAAGTAGGTCTATCCGTGCCtgaatttcattgaaattcaaGCGGAAGCCGgttcaaaaattcaaatgtttttatcaACTTCCGAAATAATCTTAGTAGCATTGTGATAAAGTATTATGATCAAACTACTTACAGAATTTCTGTCGCCATAGAGTACATTAGAgcttaaaatgttctaagtatggtttcaatattattttcgaCCTGATCAGGGTGGTACTCGCATATAGTACCTacaatcacaaaaaataatcttaaacaGAACGGAATGATGACCACTAAAACTTGTGTTGGTCGTCACAAAATACACAGTCTTCATTTGGAATGTTTACATCTCCTGGCTAACTTACCTATAAGCAAAGCAAGTTGCGTCTTAGAATTTTTCGAAATTAACAGCTGTTCAATGAACCGCTCTGCATCCCTCGCACCCAGCGCCGAGCGCCGCGCCACCTGAGCCAAGCACGTCAGCGCTTGGTTGGCGGTCTTAGGTGGGTATTCCAGCTTGCAAACCTGAAAAGTGCACATTTATGATGAAAAACATCGacttacaatattttgaaaCCACACCTGATAAAGTGACTGTGTATATCAATGATTCCCAAAGTGGACCAGGTGAAGCTCcggggtccacgggagacttgacggaTTCTACGTAGGCTGGAAAACGGGGTCGACAATTCGTAAGCAGGGGTCTACGataatttatctggtttgatagtaaagtactaaaatgttggttaGACTTCGCCTATGTagacagataatattgataggggtcgtaagaggcacggtgaccctAACATACTCCCCCACAATGGCCAGGGGGTATTTGCAATGCACTTTCTCTGCGAAACCTAAAAGTTCCACTATAACcatcaaaattttgaaaggggtctatgagaaaaaaaaggtTTGGGACCCTCTGGTGTCTATGAAATggtgataataattaattccaaAGCTAATAAATATGGTGACTATAATCTTCATTGTCATCCcaacatatattaatataaaaagagaTTAAAAAGAGCCTCACTCCATTACCTGAACAATGTCTTCATAGTGCTGTTCTACAGAATCTCCGAACTTGGTGACAATATCAGTCAGGAGCTTAAAAGCACCTTCAAGTAATTTTCCCCATGTCTCGACCTTACGCTGTGATGATATTGTTGTAAGTAGCTCCACTGGTTTATATAGCAAGGAGTTTATAAACCAATCTGGTGgcaggataaaaataaaaaatcagatattttccccatgtaatattttatattaaattttaattgtatttaatacttatttcaaaTGGTGCTAAGTCCTCTTTAACCATGGGTTTAGCCTTCACAAGTGTGTTTGTGAAGGTTCTTAGGTCTTGCGTATTTGGGTACTGCTGCACTAGTGCTTCCCATTGCTCCATTTTGCTCTgttaaatgcaatattaattatataattacatagcTTTTAGCTCACAGCTCCAgacgcgtgaaaaagtttttccgggataaaagtactgCTGTCTATTTCCTTaacagggtcttaaactatctccataccaaactttATCAAAATCCATCGGGCATTATTGAGTTTTTCGCATTCAGCCAAATGCCATTAGACCGCGCTAAATGGATATGGCCGCGTTTAGTCCTTAGAAAAAAAGGCagattatgtttatattataatactagcatTTGTCCGCGGCtgcgcccgcgttataaaggtTTTCGTTataaagtcacgctatatattttcccggatagaaactttaaccatttactgagcgcacgcaacggaagctcttaagggaaattaattttccctgttttgcaacataatatattgatgctccgctcttattggtcatagcctgATCTTATACATCCTATAGCCATCCCTGATAAATGAACTTTCcaacaatgaaataatttttcgaTTAGAACCTAtaattcttgagattagcgcattcaaataaacaaatgaaacaaCAAATTCTTCAAtgaattataatagtatagattccagGATAAAAATCGCGCCATATTTTCTCCCGGGATAGagagtagcctatatccttacCAGGGTCTCTAACTatcaccataccaaattttaacgaaatccgttgggtagtttttgagtttatcataTTCACGCCCGAAAACTCAAAcgctacttaaatatttaagatggcctcacggatttaagcattcgttatctttgaaattggtatactgaaacgtcacttatttcctaaacttaaatttaaggcgacgaaggtttaaggtccgcttattgattcaaacagtattcacaaaccctgcttaaagtttgacagctatttaaggccgccttatatggctgttaatgagattaatttgagagtgcttgcgactactctcaaatctttacgctaaaatatttattgttgtgttagtagttattatattctctttcgatttaataaaatgtctttttcttcactatcatcactgtctgaagaagaatatagtgtCAATCGAAGAAATCGAGAGAAATTAGACACTTTCGAAGAGTACAGTGATGATGAATTTAAAAGAAGATTCCGACTCAGCAAGGAAACAGTTCTtcatttatgttcattaattcaggaattgtcctaaattatgctttttaattcaggaattgtcatttcaggaatgttcattcatcatattgatttaaactggatattgatccagcctagccggtcataaaagaaataccagatattGATTGCCCTTCGTTTCTTTTGCCACAGGCACCAATCAAAAGGTCATCTAGAATATTTTTCATGTGTAGTAACCTATGGTACATCATgttgtactcatatcatggaactagttgtgcctgtgcttatatcatggatctagttgtgcctctgcctaccccttctaggatgattagctttattatgtgtctatgtaacagttttaagggaaataaattttattgaaagtctgaacatgtctgaatgaagaaataattattagagaagcaagaagaaactttattgtatttattatattttgatattgtaattcttatatatcagagatataaacattacattacagacattttgctacacatagtacatatatatatagatatgagtacaatatggtacatcatattgtactcatatcatggaactagttgtgcctctgcctaccccttctaggatgattagctttattatgtgtgtatgtaacaattttaagagaaattaattttattgaaagtctgaacatgtctgaatgaagaaataattattagagaagcaagaagaaactttattgtaattattatattttgatattgtaattcttatatatcagacacataaaatttcattacagacattttgctacacatagtacatatatatagatgcctgcagaagtctatttattgaataaattattgattgattgattatatatatcacacaagagaacccacgacctctcacttcacagccggctACTCGCCTACAGCTCACTGCCTGTGTTCCTCACGgagctgccaataaaacaaatattattattattattattatgttgtatctttcctgcggaaaatcacggcataaaggccggtccttttggaaggcttgcgtggggacatggatccgacacgtagaggcccctttaagatacattactctagttggggtttatacaccttgcgagtactctctctgtctatacttatggaggaaatacagccaaagacagcgcttgcaaggtgcagggactattgcagaaaagatgggaattatactgggtctatggatgggatctagctggactggttgctgggctattgattgagacaacggggcgcctgccaagtaaaatgtctcaatcttatgtattcaaggcaggcggtgacttgcccccactagatgggcatcccataagtggcgtaagccaaggacgcaacaccggtgtgggtggcttaagggtgtcgagaggtgtgcaccgatttcaccatcgcgggtcgctatcgcgtcccggagcgggtttcctcgctattacgcagattgagcacttccaccctggagctgaggttcttagctcttgcgacttccaccctagccggccagttaaggcaagccaagggtcaggggtctcatttagccccacggaatcagggaacgcggtgtctccactcaccgtcggctcgccacaaagccgcacctgcgggcttattattattattatatatacatcagGCAGGCAGTTGAAACAACTGATAATGCCCGCATCTCGCTATTACTACAGGTTTTCATTTGCAGCTAAGTAATTGTCCAGTCGGTTCTTAAACTGGTTTATGTTTCCAGGTGTAACCACATGTTCTGGGAGTTTATTCCACGCTCTGACCACTCTATTActcaagaatatatttttaaaattatttaacaaaaaaacatcagccacatgatatccattgctgaacaaaggcctccagcaaaaatttccagatggaatgtcggaagcagcccgcatcgagcaatgcccttttttcttaattatgtcaATGAGCctccaaataaatccaatacttactttttcactatatccagcagttcttgtttttctatttatctATGTCAACCCcttttttgggttttgttatttgaagaCCCCATTGataaatgatataattacaaaatataaacttctgtggtaagacacgaaataagaattatgaatattgttaacaaagagaatataatcactatgATTTAATTGTTGAAGAAAATTTgacagaagtttttttttctaaagtgattATGTCAATCTCAATACTGATCATGCTGCCaaatggcaagtataaataagttggaatgtatttactacatcaatgttgagaatttaataattaaaaatcattttaattaaactgcatATTAcgttatatgatttttttatgtttcataaattatgctgcgtgaaacgacacataaatatcattttattaaaattatgtaaactaaaacaaactttttataatctatagcaaattaactgctcctcaactgagttttctgtaaaatcttttaacccgtgaggtagctgaatgtttgccggcaaacattgacagctacgcgtgtgacggaaaaataaccttattatgtagtatatatgtagtatataaggttataatcccgtgacacacgcaaatgtcatgtagctgtcttggctcgtgcgattcacgagagaccaagagttaatgtacgtttgagaatgccatttaaattaagtagcctgttaaatttaagtaggcctcagacaagttggttggttgagtagcgtttcagtATTAGGGCGTCAGTCAGACAGACAGATGTGgctggggtctttgttttatgatataattttttgaattttttaagagCTATTCTGTCgaacattattgttgcataactttaaccgtttacacagcgccgcaacagaagctctcaaaagtaaaaAATTCTCCCTGCTTTTGCAGAATTTTTCATTACAGCTCCGCTCtcattggtcatagcgtgatgatatatagccttctgtgaacaaagggctatccaacactaaaagaatttttcaatttaaaccgATAGTTCGAGATTtgcacattcaaacaaactcttcagcttttaaTAGTACAGATATATTTTACGAGGAACAATTTCTTCTTAGATGATTGTTGAGTAACTTTAGCGTTTACTTAGAGCATgtaatggaagctctcaaaaaaaattattttgcgtttttgcaaaatttttcattgatgcgCTCCTCCTTCTGGTCTTAGTCTAGTCTAGTCTTCGGATTCTCTGTCATTAGTTAGCAATCATTTTATGTGCATTATAATTGCCATTTACACCATACAATTTAAAAGGAATATGTTAAGAGTTAT
The nucleotide sequence above comes from Manduca sexta isolate Smith_Timp_Sample1 unplaced genomic scaffold, JHU_Msex_v1.0 HiC_scaffold_3774, whole genome shotgun sequence. Encoded proteins:
- the LOC119193220 gene encoding uncharacterized protein LOC119193220, which produces MEQWEALVQQYPNTQDLRTFTNTLVKAKPMVKEDLAPFEINWFINSLLYKPVELLTTISSQRKVETWGKLLEGAFKLLTDIVTKFGDSVEQHYEDIVQVCKLEYPPKTANQALTCLAQVARRSALGARDAERFIEQLLISKNSKTQLALLIGTICEYHPDQVENNIETILRTF